From the Magnetococcales bacterium genome, the window CGTAGGCAGCGGCATAGGCCTCGGCACCATGATATTCGGTGTCCCGGTCGTAGGCGGCCTTGAACTTGTCAAAATATTCCCGGGCGCCAGGCAGGGGCAGGCTCTCGTGCCAGAGGGTGGCGGAGATCACTTTTTCCCCCGCCTTACCGGTGTTGCTCATAAATTCCGGCATGGTAAACCCAGCCCCACCGCCGACAAAAAGCTTGGGGTTCATTCTGAGTTCCATGGATTGGCTCATCAGCAGAGAGGCATCCAGCACATAGGAAACCATGTAGATCAACTCAGGATCCGCTTGCTTCACTTTGGCCAGCAGAGGCTTGAAGTCCACAGCCCCCGAATCGTAGCTCTCTTTCAGCAATACCTGGATACCGAGCTTTTTGGCGCTTTTTTCGAAGGCTGCCGCCCCCTTGGTGCCGAACAGGCTGTTTTCGTGGAGAATCGCCACACTCTTGGGCTTGACCACATCAGCGAGAAAACTCTCCAGACCGCTGGCATATTCGCTCACCGGGGGATTCAGGCGGAAAATACGGAAGCGGGGCATGATCCGGCCCACCTCTTTGTTGGCCCGGGCTTCAAGCTTGGTGATTTTTTTCTTTATATCAGCAATTTTACCGGCATCGGTCTCCTCTTTGAGACCTTTTTTCAGCTTGCTGGCCTTACGCCCGCTGGGGGTGTGGGCAGTGGGTTTGGTGATGATGTCGGCAGAGCCGGTATTGACCAAAAACGGGAAGGATTTATTGATGGCGACCCCGGCAACCGCAGCGGTGACCGAAGAGCTGTAACCCCCACCCAGCATCACCACCCGATCCATGGAGATCAGTTTTTCAGCGGCTGAGCGGCCTACATCCGGCTTGGAGGTGGTGTCTTCAATGAGAAAATGCAGAG encodes:
- a CDS encoding ABC transporter substrate-binding protein codes for the protein MKKTGLLKLFFIPLMALAMIWPHSSQAADPVKVGVVLPVTGKFAKFGEIEKLSFEMAQEEINAKGGVNGRPLHFLIEDTTSKPDVGRSAAEKLISMDRVVMLGGGYSSSVTAAVAGVAINKSFPFLVNTGSADIITKPTAHTPSGRKASKLKKGLKEETDAGKIADIKKKITKLEARANKEVGRIMPRFRIFRLNPPVSEYASGLESFLADVVKPKSVAILHENSLFGTKGAAAFEKSAKKLGIQVLLKESYDSGAVDFKPLLAKVKQADPELIYMVSYVLDASLLMSQSMELRMNPKLFVGGGAGFTMPEFMSNTGKAGEKVISATLWHESLPLPGAREYFDKFKAAYDRDTEYHGAEAYAAAYVIADVLKRAKSFSKEDITASLAATDMMTVFGPVKFTSYDGKINQNKLETYVVQWQDGALKMIWPKDLANAPYAYPVNWLEERK